The DNA region CCCCAGCACGGGGCTGGCAGGGGATGCTCCAGGTAAACCACATCCCGCAGCCCCTCAGAGCACCCAAAGGCACAGACGCACCGGTGGGACGTGCAAGGAAGGCGAAGCGGATCCAGGACGGTCCCCTCTCCTCCAGCGCCAGCAACGTGACGGCTTCGCACTCCAGCCCCGTCTCCTCCTTCACCTCCCTCCGCATGGCGGCCACGATGCTCTCACCGGGCTCCATCCTCCCCGCCGGCAGGTACCACGTCCCGCGGCACTCGGGTTTCGcctcctgcaccagcagcaccgcGTCCTGCGGGGACACAGAGGGGATGGGTGGGCACCGGGTGGCACCGGCGTGGGGGTCCCGTGGGGCTGCGGGGGTGCCTCACCTCCTGGTTGAAGAGCACGGCCAGGACGACGTAGCACACATTCCTCCCCAGGCGGATGGGGCCGGTGGAGGGGGGGGCACCCTCCAAACTCACCCCCACGTCCCAAGCATCGCCCCCCAGTACCGCATCCAGCTCCGCCGCCGGAGCATCCCCCATGGGGGTCCCGCAGGCTGGACGGGGAGATGAGTGGGGTGGCAGCACCCTCAAGCATCCACTCAGGGAGTcgcagggttttgggggggggagggcaCCCCCCAGACATGCAGGCGGGGGGACAGTGAGACCCGGCGCTGGCTGGGCTGGAGAAGGCGGTGAGGGAGGGGGTCAGGCGTTTGCGGGGTGCAGGGGGGGGTGCAATGCGGGAAGGGGTCTCCCAGCAGCTGCGGGATGCTGGGGGGGACAGGCTTGCTGGActgggggacatggaggggtGTGTAAGAGGGGAAGgacctgctgggctgggggggcacGTAGCAAGGGAAGAGCTCGGTGGCCTTGGCGATGCAGGGGGGGGTGCAATAGGGGAAGGGTCTGCTGGACTGGGGGACAGCCAGGGGGGCGCAGGAGGGGAAGGGCTGGCTGGACTGCAGCGCGTAGGAAGGGAAATAATACTGGAAGGGGTCGCTAGGCttggggaggcggggggggctGCGGTAGTGGAAGGGCTTGCTGGACTGGGGGAGGCATGGGGGGGCACAATAGGGGAAGGGGCGGCTGGACTGCAGGGTGTAGAGGGGGCTGTAGGGGAAGAGCTCGCTGGATTTGGGGATGCGGGGGGGGCTGCGGTAGGGGAAGGGCTGGCTGGACTGCACGACGCACGGGAAGCTGAAATACGTGAAGGGTTTACTGGactggaggagggaggggggaaaggggCGGCTGGactgggggatactggggggaaAGGGGCGGCTGGAttgggggatactggggggaaAGGGGCGGCTGGACTGGGGGATGCCCGGGGTGGGGTAGGAGAAGGAGTCGCtgggctgtggggtgcagggggggctGGCCCAAGGGCAGGAATCGGCAGGCTGGGGGGGCCAGGGGGTGCTGGACTGCAGGGCGCTATAGGGGAAGGGCTGGTCGGAGTATGGGGCGCATAGGGGGAAAGGCGCGGGGGGCTGCGGGGTGCAGGGGGGCGAGCTGGGCTGCAGGGTGCAAGAGGGGGGGTAATGCCGTGGGGTGCAAATGGGTGGCTGGGGGGGCACCGAGAggcgcagcagcagcaaagggctCGCAGGAGAGGTGCGCTAGGGCGAGGGTTTGGGGGGTGCAACAGCAGAATGATTTAGGGGGCTGCAAGGGTGCGATGaagcagggtttggggtgcaagggtttggggagctgtggggtgcAATGGGGAAAGGTTTGGAGTGCAATAGGAAACAGGTTTAGGGGGCTGCGAGGTGCAACAGAGCAGGGGTTGGGGTGCAATAAgtggagggtttggggggctgCAGAGTGCAACGGGTCAGAATTTGAGTGCAATAGGGGAAGGGCTTGGGGAGGCTGCGGGGTGTAGCGgcgcagggtttggggtgcaacAGAAGGGTCCGCGGGGTTGCAGGTTGCAACGGGGAGCGGCTTGGGGTGCAATGGGGAACGGTTCCGGGGGCTGCACGGTGCAATACGGGAAAGGCGGGGGTGtgcagcaggggaagggcccgGGGGTGCAGGAGGGGAGGGTcggggtgcagggaggggggcgCAGGgaccctgcagcccccccgACCCAGCGCGCATGCGCCGAAAGACTCACCGCGTCCCGGCGCTCCGCCGCGcggccccgcccatcccgctcGCCGCTTTATTGGTCACCGCGCCACGCCAGCTCGCTTTCCATTGGCTAGCCGTGACGCCACGCCCCCGCAGGGCTGCGGGGCGGGGCTTGTTTTTAAAGGGGCCGGAGAGGGCGCGTGATGCGGAGGGCGTGGCGCGCGCGGAAGGGGATGATGCTAATTGCGCGCTGCTAATTGCGTGGTGCCCGTTGCACGGTGCTGATTGCGCGGCCGCTGGTGCCTCTCCCGCAGCACACGTGGCTCTGTGCAGCGCAGGGTGCATATTGCACAGTGCGTGGGGCGCTGTGAAGGTGGAACAGCCCATTTTCCCCCCATTATCCTTAGGGCAGAGCAATTCCCCATCCTGCACCTGTCTTTGGGACGGTCTTTTGTGCCCAacagagcagggcagagctgcaccTCAGACCCCAAAGCTCCAGGCAGCGATGAGCTGTGGTGTCCCAATGTTTCCCATCTCATCCCACCAACCCCGCGACATCCCTGACCCCAGATGGGGATGAAGGGACAGGCGCCATATAGGATGGAGACCCTGACACAAATGCTGGTGCTGTCGGTGGCCCTGGCTCGCTGCAGACACTTTATTCCGCGGCAAGGAGAAAAGCACCAAGCAAGAGgcacccagccccagctccctgtgGTGTCTTGGCTGTGAACTTGGCCATGGCCAAGCTTGGATTGAGCATCCTCCCCGTGTGTCTCACTTGCAGCCCCGCAGGACTCCCACCGCCTCCTGCACAGCGCAGAAGATCATGCCATCCAGCTGCAAGGGTGCAAAGGGGGGGTCAGCACCTCACACCCCGCATCGGGACCCCCCACGCACCCCCCAGACCACCCACTCACCTGGGCATGGAGCTGGTGTGCGGCCCCAAAGGGATGGATGCTGTGGTCCCGGAGGCGGATGGCGCTCTCTGGTGAGAGGAACCGCTGCTCCACGCTGATGGTGCTGGTGAGGGTTTGCACCTGTTCATACATGGTGGCATcagctgtgcctcagtttccccaggggGCTTTGGCACAACCACAGCCCAAGTAGAGCTGCTTACCTGGTGGGGAGCCCCGGCGGGGACCAGCACCGCGTCCCCCACGAACTGCAGGAGGGTCCAGCCGCTCACCCCGCACTCCTCTTGCAGCCGCCTCCGCAGCGAAAGGTCCAGGTAGCGGCTGGGGGGCTCCAGCGTGCCTGCCCCCTCCTGCCCTTGGTCCTGCGGGGAGGTGGGGGTGAGCAAAGCCGGGGGTAAGGGGGACCAGGGCTGCTCCGGGAGGTGATGGCACCCACCTTCTGCAAGAAATCGCGGATGCGGGTGGCATCCTCGGCACGGAAGATGTGCCACAGGGCACCGGGGCGGCTGCCGGCATCCCAGAGCCGCTCCTGCAGCTGCACGTCCACACTGTCCGCATCGCCTTCccggagcagggctgggggcagaggggtgctcagggggggtttggggtggggggaccccCACCATGCTCCCACCTTACCCTCAGGTGGCTCTGCCGCAGCGTGCACCAAGATGCTGATGGTGTCGGTCGGCTCCACCGTCAGGTTTTTGGTCCCAATATTTCGGTCCCGGGGATGCACACCTGGGCAATGAGGCAAGCATCGTCATGGCTGGGGGGTGCCCAGttcacccccaaaacacacacccGGGCACCGCTTGTGACACTCACCATAAGCTGCACAGACCCGTGGGCGCAGCCAGCGCCAGCCCCGCTGGCCCCGCAGGTAGGTGGCCAGGTTGAGGCGGCCGGTGGCCCCGCAGTACTCAGGCAGCGGGAGGCTGGCACGCAGGTTGGCAGCGCTGGGACACAAACGTGTGTGACACCGGGACAGCAGAGCCGCTCCCACTGTACCCAGCCCTGCATCCTGCAGCAGGATGTGTCCTGCATCACCCACCCCGGCAAAGCCTCTGCTGTCACCTACCGGCACAGCTCCATGTCCCCAAAGCCACTCTCCAGCTTCAGCAGGTCCCCACCATCCAGCTCCAGGGATGCTGCGGGATGGAGCATCATCGCACATGGGTGTtgtgccaccagcacctcccggggagggggggaatGCACAGGCTGGCTCACCCCCTCCTCTACACGCCAAAATCACACTTGAGACCCCACAGATTCATGGCCCGCTTACCCGCACTGGTGGCAAAGCCATCCCAAAACTCCCGGCTGCTCACGCGGAGGCGGCTGCCCGGTGCCCGCAGGTTCACCACGGCCACCGCCTGCTCGCCCCGCACCGGGCGAAAGGACTCCGGCCCCCACAGCCCCCGCTCCAGCCTCTTCTGCAGCCCTGAAACAAGGACGGGCTGCCCGGGCAGCCGGggctcagcagggctggggggtccGCAGTGTCAccagggggctggggggtcttCGGGGTGGGGGTTCACCTGGCCCCGCCGCCAGTGCTCCTGGAACAGTTGGTAGTTGCTGGCGTGGCCGGGGTCATGCAGCCAGAGCAGCCCGCTGGGTGTCAGGGTGCAGGGGGACCTTTTGGGGCTGGGCGGGCTCAGCTCGCCCCCCTCCTGCCTCTCCTGGATCTTCCTCTCCACCACGCGGGCGATGATGCTGTCTAAGATGCTGGTCAGGCGGTTGTCCTGGGGGAGCGATGCAAACCCCATCAGCCCACCTTGTCCCCCCCAGGATTGCTGAAGAGtttcggggggggggggggtccctgccagccccaggacTCACGTTGGCGGGCGAGACGGGGGCGAAAGCCATGCGcaccccatcctgccccaggcaCAGCTTGACGGCGGTGGAGGCCAGGAGGTCGCAGAGGGTGCCAGGCTGCACAGCCACCCGTGGCGGGGGCTGCCCCGGTGGCGGTGACCCCCGCTCAGGGCTCTCTGCTTGGGGGAGAAAGGGGCTCAGGGCTGCCCGTGTCCTCCTCCAAATCTCACTCCCCGGAGGGATGCCCCGCAGCATGCCCAACACCCCCCggagcagggctgtgcccacAGCGGGGGGGGCACAACTAGCCCTACCTTCCTTGATGGGACGGGAGGTGTCGGTTTGGCCATCGCTGCTGTTGGGGAGGGTGAGCACCGCGGCCCCCGGCAGCTCCTGAAACACCCCGTACATCTGGAGGGGAtgcatgtcccctgtccccagggctggtcCCCACCCCTAGACACCCTGTTGAAAGGGTTGGGGTGCACctgccctcccttcccccccaaCCCACAGCCCCCCCCTTACCTGGCTGCTCCCCGGGGGCTCTGCCGGGCTCCGCTCAGCAGCCCCCTCCCTGCACGGACAATGTGACTCGATGTTGAACTTGACCCTGACCTCGTGCAGCAGCTTCCAGAGCCGGCTCAGGACTGGGGGCAGATGGGGACAGATGGGGACAGGCAGGTCAGCCCCGGACGGTGCTCGGGTGTGGGGTTCCAGGGTTTGGAGAGGGGGGGACACACTCACCACGGGTGGGGATGAACTGCGTGGGGACAAGGGACGCGACGTGGTGCTCCTGCCCGGGGATGCACTGGGGTGGCCGCGCTGGACCCTCTGCGTCAGAGAGAGGGCGCGTTCGTCCCCACCAAGCCCCCACGGGGGTGTGACACCCCCTTCGCAAGCCCCCTTGTCCCCGTACCGTGGCCGTCAGCCTCCCGCCTGCTGCGGTGGCAGCCGGGACACAGCTGGAAGCCACATCTGGCGCAGCTCCAGTGGGTGTTGAAGAAGCCGCGCTGGCAGGCATCGCAGAGCTGGGGGGCTCCTGCCCCCCGCCTCCAGCCCATCACCCCTGCGGGAAACACAGCCCTCAGcctccccggtgtccccagtgtcaccccccaCCCCGGTCCCCACTTACCCTCGTGGGCTCCCGGccacgtgtccctgtccctgcatacAGCCTGGCAGAAGTTGTCCCCCAGGACCCTCAGCAGGTATTTGGCCAGGCAGAGGCTGCTGCCCCCGCAGTCAGGGTCGGCCACCTCTGGCTGCAGCGTCCCCCCCTCTGCCTCCCCCAGGGTGCAGATGCCGTCGACAGTCaggtccccactgtccccaagggTGAACCTGGGGGAGAGAGGGAATGGGAGGGGCTGCTTTGAAATGGGGTGATGAGGGATGGTCTAAAGTGGGATGACATGAAGGATGCTCTGAATTGGGGTGATAGGAGAGGATGCTCCAAAGCGGGGTCACAAGAGATGCTCTAAAGTGGGGTGACAAGAGGAGATGCTCCAAAATAGGGTGATAGGAGAGGATGCTTCAAAGTGGGGTGACAGGAGAGATGCTCTGAATTGGGGTGACAGGAGATGCTCCAAAGTGGGGTGATGCGAGGGGATGCTCCATCCATGCTCACACACTCTGGTAGCCCCGGGCTCACCTGCGGAAGTGCAGCAGCCTGCAGGTGCGCTCGGGGggatcttcctcctcctcctcctcaccctgggggtccctgggtgTGCGGGTGGCGCAGGTGCAGCACCGCGGGATGTTCTCAGGCAGTGCAGTGCAGGGAACGCTCTGCAGGCACCACGGCTCCCGGCCAGCGTGGCCCAATGTggctggaggggacaggaggtgCTTGGGTACATGGTGCAtggggacacagcagcagggactggTGTGCCACCCTGAGGGCTGGAAACTGGGCCAGAAAGTGGGGCTGGAAAGTAGGGCTGGATTGCAGAGGTCAGGGCTGAGATGGCAGCGTGTCCCCAAGGAGGGCTCTGACCCAGCGATGGCACTTGTCACCCCCCTGGGTGTCACGCCCCAGGGTGCTGTCCTGCCCCAAAGGGACGTTTCTATAAATCCCCACCCTGGGAGGTTGTGCCAGACCCAGTGCTGGGAAAAGAAACCCAAGCACCCCAGGTTACCCAGCCCTTGCATGTCCACAGTTCATATTTTGGGCACCAGGAACCAGGATGCAAAACCTCCCCTGGGAATCTGGCGCTGTCACCACCCTATCCCCATCTCCACCGTGCACCCCCTCTTACCTCCCTCTCCCAGCTCCATCCTCCTCTCCTCTGGGTCCCCTCCGCTCTCTACATCATCACCTGCCGTGGCCACGTGCTCGCTGGCCTTTGTGCCCCTCTTGGCCACCCCGGGCCCGTCGCCGGTGCCATGAGGGCGCTTGGCCGAGCGCTTGCCCGCCCCGGCCGGCTCGGGGCCACTGTCCTGGTGGGGGCCCTTGCAGCGCGGCAGCGACTGCTCTGAGTGCCGCGTCAGCCACGTCTTCTTCAGCTTGGTGTGGTTGCTGGAGGGGCATGGAAAACGGCCCCCGGGGATGCCCAGGGGGGGCTCGAATAGGTTGAGCACCCTGCAGCCCACCCCTGGGCACCCATTGCAGCCCGATGTGGTGCAGAGACAAGTTGGGGGGGGTCCGACTTGGCGAGGGACAGCGGGTCGTGCCCATCCACGAGCGGAGGAGATGGGTCGGGGTCTCCCGGGGGGGAGTTTTGGTAAGCCAGACACTCGTCTTTGGGCTGGGAGGGTCGGCGTTGCCCCAGCTCCAGGTGGAAATCAGTGCCGGGGGGCTGTGTGCCCAACCAGgggcccccgcagccccccgaCCTGCCGGGCTGCAGGAGGAAAAGAGGGTggctggagctgggagggggcgTGTGGACATGGGGGGCGGGCGCCGCCGAGCTGCCCCCCACTCGGCCATCCCTCCATGGGGCTCCCGTCAGCTCTGGCTCCCGCTCCCCAGCTCCATCCTGGCCCTTGCCCAGCAGCTGCGATGGTGCTTGGTCCTCGGATGGGGAGGGGAAGCCAGGCTCTTTCTTCGGGTAAAACTCctggaggggagcagagggggtATCAAGGCTGctgtcacctccatccctgtTGTGCCTCCATTACCCACATCATCGGGGGGTGGTGATGGGAAGCACCACCAAGCCCTGCCTCAGTTCCCCCACAGCCCTCCCGAGCTGGGCAGTTGGCCAGTGCTTCCGTGGGGTGCCCGAGTCCCCTCTGCCCGCATGGGAAAGGAATGGGGAGCCACGGCGGCGCGGGGCGTGACGGGCGCACCCACGGgctggcagcgctgcctcccGCCGCCCCCGTGCCGCAGCTCCTGCCGCGGTGACTCAGCCCGGGGGAGGAGAGCATCATCCCCCTGGGCACATCGCCCCATCCTTGGGGAGCCCGGGACCCCCCCTGCCACCGCGCTGTCACCCTCCCGAGCTATAGGAGTGAGTGGGGGCTGTGTCTCCCTTCGGGGTCACCAACACGGGGCATAGCCTTGGTGCCAGCATCGCCTTTCGCAACCCGCCGCTCCCAGCTGAGTTCAGCCAAGGCTGGAGCCTGTTGTCACCCAGGGGAGCCAGGGTGAGCCCGTTGTCACCCAAGAGAGCTGAGGTGCACTGGGGAGCTGAGCATCCCTGATCTGGAGCCAGAGCCAGGGGAGCCATAGCTGTGCCACCACCAGAGCTGTACCACCACCAGAGCCACGTGCCACCGTGGCCACCCGGGGCTGCCTACCTTGTCCCCTGAGCTGGAGCACTCATTGAAGGTAGTCGGAGCCATCTTGCACCTCGACGGGAGCCCCAGGTAGACGGGGTGGCCCCAGGTGGGCACATAGGAGCCCAGGTGCCAGTCCACCCCGGCGAAGCGCCCGTCACCCATCGCCCCTGCTCCCTCTGGTCCCCCACTGCCAAACTGAGGGTCCCCTGGGGGTCCAGCGGGCAGCAGCGAGGACAGGAGGAAGGGGCTGTGCTTGGCGTCCAGGAGGAAAGGGCAGTGGCGGAAAGTCGGGGGGTCACCGTCTCTGTCCCCTGCAGCGACGTGGGGCTTGGGGCGCTGGCCGTCCAGCCCCGGGAAGGGCAGG from Columba livia isolate bColLiv1 breed racing homer chromosome 25, bColLiv1.pat.W.v2, whole genome shotgun sequence includes:
- the HR gene encoding LOW QUALITY PROTEIN: lysine-specific demethylase hairless (The sequence of the model RefSeq protein was modified relative to this genomic sequence to represent the inferred CDS: deleted 2 bases in 1 codon), which translates into the protein MASDTRMVETPLRWRRAQDVAQDAGGMESGGMILPQSAAAELGLSGYMEPSKLSYGTEKGCPWRGSQGCLGTSRELAGGRLGCPYPVASPCLRDTLCRPKDGAEFLPRNGQPKAGWAEPCKEHPKPHWAEAMLAPLALYSHHRYPLPFPGLDGQRPKPHVAAGDRDGDPPTFRHCPFLLDAKHSPFLLSSLLPAGPPGDPQFGSGGPEGAGAMGDGRFAGVDWHLGSYVPTWGHPVYLGLPSRCKMAPTTFNECSSSGDKEFYPKKEPGFPSPSEDQAPSQLLGKGQDGAGEREPELTGAPWRDGRVGGSSAAPAPHVHTPPPSSSHPLFLLQPGRSGGCGGPWLGTQPPGTDFHLELGQRRPSQPKDECLAYQNSPPGDPDPSPPLVDGHDPLSLAKSDPPQLVSAPHRCNGCPGVGCRVLNLFEPPLGIPGGRFPCPSSNHTKLKKTWLTRHSEQSLPRCKGPHQDSGPEPAGAGKRSAKRPHGTGDGPGVAKRGTKASEHVATAGDDVESGGDPEERRMELGEGATLGHAGREPWCLQSVPCTALPENIPRCCTCATRTPRDPQGEEEEEEDPPERTCRLLHFRRFTLGDSGDLTVDGICTLGEAEGGTLQPEVADPDCGGSSLCLAKYLLRVLGDNFCQAVCRDRDTWPGAHEGVMGWRRGAGAPQLCDACQRGFFNTHWSCARCGFQLCPGCHRSRREADGHEGPARPPQCIPGQEHHVASLVPTQFIPTRVLSRLWKLLHEVRVKFNIESHCPCREGAAERSPAEPPGSSQMYGVFQELPGAAVLTLPNSSDGQTDTSRPIKEAESPERGSPPPGQPPPRVAVQPGTLCDLLASTAVKLCLGQDGVRMAFAPVSPANDNRLTSILDSIIARVVERKIQERQEGGELSPPSPKRSPCTLTPSGLLWLHDPGHASNYQLFQEHWRRGQPVLVSGLQKRLERGLWGPESFRPVRGEQAVAVVNLRAPGSRLRVSSREFWDGFATSAASLELDGGDLLKLESGFGDMELCRAANLRASLPLPEYCGATGRLNLATYLRGQRGWRWLRPRVCAAYGVHPRDRNIGTKNLTVEPTDTISILVHAAAEPPEALLREGDADSVDVQLQERLWDAGSRPGALWHIFRAEDATRIRDFLQKDQGQEGAGTLEPPSRYLDLSLRRRLQEECGVSGWTLLQFVGDAVLVPAGAPHQVQTLTSTISVEQRFLSPESAIRLRDHSIHPFGAAHQLHAQLDGMIFCAVQEAVGVLRGCK